From one Macaca nemestrina isolate mMacNem1 chromosome 5, mMacNem.hap1, whole genome shotgun sequence genomic stretch:
- the H1-5 gene encoding histone H1.5, whose translation MSETAPAETATPAPVEKSPAKKKATKKAAGAGAAKRKATGPPVSELITKAVAASKERNGLSLAALKKALAAGGYDVEKNNSRIKLGLKSLVSKGTLVQTKGTGASGSFKLNKKAASGEAKPKAKKAGAAKAKKPAGATPKKPKKAAGAKKAVKKTPKKAKKPAAAGVKKVAKSPKKAKAAAKPKKATKSPAKPKAVKPKAAKPKASKPKAAKPKAAKAKKAAAKKK comes from the coding sequence ATGTCGGAAACCGCTCCTGCCGAAACAGCCACCCCAGCGCCTGTGGAGAAATCCCCCGCTAAGAAGAAGGCAACTAAGAAGGCGGCCGGCGCTGGCGCGGCTAAGCGCAAAGCGACTGGGCCCCCAGTCTCAGAGCTGATCACCAAGGCTGTGGCAGCTTCTAAGGAGCGCAATGGCCTTTCTTTGGCAGCTCTTAAGAAGGCCTTAGCGGCCGGTGGCTACGACGTGGAGAAGAATAACAGCCGCATCAAGCTGGGCCTCAAGAGCTTGGTGAGCAAGGGCACCCTGGTGCAGACCAAGGGCACTGGTGCTTCTGGCTCCTTTAAACTCAACAAGAAGGCGGCCTCCGGGGAAGCTAAGCCCAAAGCCAAGAAGGCAGGCGCCGCTAAAGCTAAGAAACCCGCGGGGGCCACGCCTAAGAAGCCCAAGAAGGCTGCAGGGGCGAAAAAGGCAGTGAAGAAGACTCCGAAGAAGGCGAAGAAACCCGCGGCGGCTGGCGTCAAAAAAGTGGCGAAGAGCCCTAAGAAGGCCAAGGCCGCGGCCAAACCGAAAAAGGCAACCAAGAGTCCTGCCAAGCCCAAGGCAGTTAAGCCGAAAGCGGCAAAGCCCAAAGCCTCTAAGCCCAAAGCAGCAAAACCTAAAGCTGCAAAGGCCAAGAAGGCGGCTGCCAAAAAGAAGTAG
- the LOC105491640 gene encoding histone H2A type 1-H-like: MSGRGKQGGKARAKAKTRSSRAGLQFPVGRVHRLLRKGNYAERVGAGAPVYLAAVLEYLTAEILELAGNAARDNKKTRIIPRHLQLAIRNDEELNKLLGKVTIAQGGVLPNIQAVLLPKKTESHHKAKSK, translated from the coding sequence ATGTCTGGACGCGGCAAGCAGGGAGGAAAAGCTCGCGCCAAGGCCAAGACCCGCTCTTCTCGGGCTGGTCTCCAGTTTCCCGTGGGCAGAGTGCACCGGCTGCTCCGCAAGGGCAACTATGCTGAGCGTGTCGGGGCCGGCGCCCCGGTGTATCTTGCGGCGGTCCTGGAGTACCTGACCGCCGAGATCCTGGAGCTGGCGGGCAACGCCGCCCGCGACAACAAGAAGACCCGTATTATCCCGCGTCACCTGCAGCTGGCCATCCGTAACGACGAGGAGCTCAACAAGCTGCTGGGCAAAGTGACCATCGCTCAGGGTGGTGTCCTGCCCAACATTCAGGCCGTGCTACTGCCCAAGAAGACGGAGAGTCATCACAAGGCCAAGAGCAAATAA
- the LOC139363195 gene encoding histone H4, with the protein MSGRGKGGKGLGKGGAKRHRKVLRDNIQGITKPAIRRLARRGGVKRISGLIYEETRGVLKVFLENVIRDAVTYTEHAKRKTVTAMDVVYALKRQGRTLYGFGG; encoded by the coding sequence ATGTCTGGGCGCGGCAAAGGTGGGAAGGGTCTGGGCAAAGGAGGCGCTAAGCGCCACCGCAAAGTCCTGCGCGACAATATTCAGGGTATCACCAAGCCAGCCATCCGACGCCTGGCACGGCGAGGAGGCGTTAAGCGCATCTCAGGCCTTATATACGAGGAGACGCGCGGAGTTCTTAAGGTGTTTTTGGAGAATGTGATCCGCGATGCAGTTACCTACACGGAACATGCCAAACGCAAGACAGTCACGGCCATGGATGTGGTTTACGCGCTCAAGCGCCAGGGTCGCACCCTCTATGGCTTTGGCGGCTGA
- the LOC139363196 gene encoding histone H3.1: MARTKQTARKSTGGKAPRKQLATKAARKSAPATGGVKKPHRYRPGTVALREIRRYQKSTELLIRKLPFQRLVREIAQDFKTDLRFQSSAVMALQEACEAYLVGLFEDTNLCAIHAKRVTIMPKDIQLARRIRGERA; encoded by the coding sequence ATGGCACGGACAAAGCAGACAGCTCGCAAGTCCACCGGCGGCAAAGCGCCGCGCAAGCAGCTGGCCACCAAGGCGGCTCGCAAGAGTGCTCCGGCCACCGGTGGAGTCAAGAAGCCCCATCGCTACCGCCCCGGCACCGTGGCTCTGCGCGAGATCCGCCGCTACCAGAAGTCCACTGAGCTGCTAATCCGGAAGCTACCTTTTCAGCGCTTGGTACGGGAGATCGCACAGGACTTTAAGACCGACCTGCGCTTCCAGAGCTCGGCGGTGATGGCGCTGCAAGAGGCTTGCGAGGCCTACCTGGTGGGGCTATTTGAGGACACCAACCTGTGCGCCATTCACGCCAAGCGCGTCACTATTATGCCCAAAGACATCCAGCTTGCGCGCCGCATCCGAGGGGAGAGGGCATAA